A single genomic interval of Littorina saxatilis isolate snail1 linkage group LG17, US_GU_Lsax_2.0, whole genome shotgun sequence harbors:
- the LOC138952656 gene encoding uncharacterized protein: MAMSVKQEDPSVNRCCSFNSSPFAKGDHWDVHEGFIEGNLIDQLQSVVKSVVKIPTNLYSPSEQVVAEMDKYTFAGSVLQRCPDAAKCVKLVPTFLTARVGKHNALGQENDGDNHNLRDRAKVVVQEHKVGEIEWLLNIGNENQIPPVDLDSGASLLKLVHESYAFSRGQCVIAGMKGVKAHDDTDQMTYYVTSLTIHSREKKYCEKDQGVEGIQLYMNWLGLSTPPPELRDTNADLPRIPWRPKKSSFPKSPDHEAELRSLWGPPPPYPPLPSHSFIAPEPDSLPRTVDQESINKAISVCLSWKGNVYPSSSSAFMG; the protein is encoded by the coding sequence ATGGCGATGTCTGTCAAGCAGGAAGACCCCAGCGTCAATCGGTGCTGTTCATTCAACTCCAGTCCCTTCGCCAAAGGTGACCACTGGGATGTGCACGAAGGATTCATTGAGGGCAATCTTATTGACCAACTCCAATCAGTAGTCAAATCAGTGGTCAAAATTCCTACCAATCTTTATTCCCCTTCAGAGCAAGTCGTCGCAGAAATGGACAAGTACACTTTCGCCGGGTCCGTGCTCCAGCGATGCCCCGATGCTGCGAAATGCGTGAAGTTGGTTCCCACTTTTCTTACTGCAAGAGTAGGCAAGCATAACGCACTCGGGCAGGAAAACGATGGGGACAACCACAATTTGCGTGATCGGGCAAAAGTTGTCGTCCAGGAACACAAGGTAGGCGAAATAGAATGGCTCCTGAATATTGGGAATGAAAATCAGATCCCGCCCGTTGATCTTGACAGTGGAGCGTCCCTGCTGAAACTCGTCCACGAGAGCTACGCTTTCTCCAGAGGACAGTGCGTCATCGCCGGCATGAAGGGTGTGAAGGCTCATGACGACACAGACCAGATGACGTATTACGTGACGTCACTGACGATCCACTCTCGCGAGAAGAAGTACTGCGAGAAAGACCAGGGTGTCGAGGGAATCCAGCTCTACATGAACTGGCTCGGGCTCTCTACGCCACCACCCGAACTTCGGGACACTAATGCAGACTTGCCACGAATCCCTTGGAGACCCAAGAAGTCATCATTTCCAAAATCTCCCGATCACGAGGCAGAATTGAGGAGTTTGTGGGGTCCTCCGCCCCCTTATCCCCCCTTGCCCTCTCATTCCTTCATTGCCCCGGAGCCTGACTCCTTGCCTAGGACAGTGGATCAAGAAAGTATTAATAAGGCCatttctgtctgcctttcttgGAAAGGAAATGtgtatccttcttcttcttctgcgttcatgggctga